In Pseudomonas fakonensis, one DNA window encodes the following:
- the lpdA gene encoding dihydrolipoyl dehydrogenase gives MQPIIDTTLLIIGGGPGGYVAAIRAGQLGIPTVLVEGQALGGTCLNIGCIPSKALIHVAEQFHQASRFSEPSPLGISVSSPRLDIGRSVEWKDGIVDRLTSGVAALLKKHGVQVIHGWAKILDGKHVEVDGQRIQCEHLLLATGSSSVELPMLPIGGPIICSTEALAPKALPRHLVVVGGGYIGLELGIAYRKLGAQVSVVEARERILPTYDAELTAPVTDSLKKLGIALHLGHSVEGYAEGCLLARDTEGNELRLEADQVLVAVGRRPRTQGFGLESLALKMNGAAIAIDERCQTSMRNVWAIGDVAGEPMLAHRAMAQGEMVAEIIAGKARRFEPSAIAAVCFTDPEVVVVGMTPEQAGQQGVDCIVAQFPFAANGRAMSLESKSGFVRVVARRDNHLILGWQAVGVAVSELSTAFAQSLEMGARLEDVAGTIHAHPTLGEAVQEAALRALGHALHI, from the coding sequence ATGCAACCGATTATCGACACCACCCTGCTGATCATCGGCGGCGGCCCCGGCGGTTACGTGGCGGCCATCCGTGCCGGGCAGCTGGGCATCCCCACCGTGTTGGTGGAGGGCCAGGCCCTCGGCGGCACCTGCCTGAACATCGGCTGCATCCCGTCCAAGGCGCTGATTCACGTGGCCGAGCAGTTCCACCAGGCCAGCCGCTTCAGCGAGCCTTCGCCGCTGGGCATCAGCGTGTCCTCGCCGCGCCTGGACATCGGCCGCAGCGTGGAGTGGAAAGACGGCATTGTCGACCGCCTCACCAGCGGCGTGGCGGCCCTGCTGAAAAAGCACGGCGTGCAGGTGATCCATGGCTGGGCGAAGATCCTCGACGGCAAGCATGTCGAGGTGGACGGCCAGCGTATCCAGTGCGAACACCTGTTGCTGGCCACCGGTTCCAGCAGCGTCGAACTGCCGATGCTGCCCATCGGCGGGCCCATCATCTGCTCCACCGAAGCCCTGGCGCCAAAAGCGCTGCCCCGCCACCTAGTGGTGGTGGGCGGCGGCTATATCGGCCTGGAGTTGGGCATTGCCTACCGCAAGCTGGGCGCGCAGGTCAGCGTGGTGGAAGCGCGCGAGCGCATTCTGCCCACCTACGACGCCGAACTGACCGCACCGGTAACTGACTCACTGAAAAAGCTGGGCATCGCCCTGCACCTGGGCCACAGCGTCGAGGGCTATGCCGAAGGCTGCCTGCTGGCACGCGACACTGAAGGCAACGAACTGCGCCTGGAGGCCGACCAGGTGCTGGTGGCCGTTGGCCGCCGGCCGCGTACCCAGGGCTTTGGCCTGGAAAGCCTGGCGCTGAAGATGAACGGCGCCGCCATCGCCATCGACGAACGCTGCCAGACCAGCATGCGCAATGTGTGGGCCATTGGCGATGTGGCCGGCGAGCCGATGCTGGCGCACCGGGCCATGGCCCAGGGCGAGATGGTCGCCGAAATCATCGCCGGCAAGGCGCGGCGCTTCGAGCCCAGCGCAATCGCTGCGGTGTGCTTCACCGACCCGGAGGTGGTGGTGGTGGGCATGACGCCCGAACAGGCCGGCCAGCAAGGCGTGGACTGCATCGTCGCGCAGTTCCCCTTTGCGGCCAACGGCCGGGCCATGAGCCTTGAGTCGAAGAGCGGTTTCGTACGGGTGGTGGCACGGCGTGACAACCACCTGATCCTTGGCTGGCAGGCGGTGGGGGTTGCGGTGTCGGAGCTGTCCACGGCGTTCGCCCAGTCGCTGGAGATGGGCGCGCGGCTGGAAGATGTGGCCGGTACCATCCATGCCCACCCGACCCTGGGTGAGGCGGTGCAGGAAGCGGCACTGCGGGCGCTGGGGCATGCGTTGCATATCTAG
- a CDS encoding dihydrolipoamide acetyltransferase family protein, giving the protein MGTHVIKMPDIGEGIAQVELVEWFVKVGDVISEDQVVADVMTDKATVEIPSPVSGKVLALGGQPGEVMAVGSELIRIEVEGSGNHVDTPQAKPVEPAPVQAQAPARAEPPAQTAPQAASCRAAAPIVPREAGTKPLASPAVRKRALDAGIELRYVHGSGPAGRILHEDLDAFISKPHSSAGQAPGGYAKRSDSEQVPVIGLRRKIAQRMQDAKRRVAHFSYVEEIDVTALEALRQQLNAKHGESRGKLTLLPFLVRAMVVALRDFPQINATYDDEAQVITRHGAVHVGIATQGDNGLMVPVLRHAEAGSLWGNASEIARVANAARNNKASREELTGSTITLTSLGALGGIVSTPVVNTPEVAIVGVNRMVERPVVVDGQIVVRKMMNLSSSFDHRVVDGMDAALFIQAVRGLLEQPACLFVE; this is encoded by the coding sequence ATGGGCACGCACGTCATCAAGATGCCGGACATCGGCGAAGGCATCGCGCAGGTCGAGTTGGTGGAATGGTTCGTCAAGGTCGGTGATGTCATCAGCGAAGACCAGGTAGTGGCCGATGTCATGACCGACAAGGCCACGGTGGAAATCCCCTCGCCGGTCAGCGGCAAGGTTCTGGCGCTCGGCGGCCAGCCGGGCGAAGTCATGGCGGTGGGCAGCGAGCTGATCCGCATCGAGGTAGAAGGCAGCGGCAACCATGTCGACACGCCCCAGGCCAAGCCGGTAGAGCCGGCGCCGGTGCAGGCACAAGCCCCGGCACGCGCTGAGCCCCCCGCACAAACAGCCCCGCAGGCCGCCAGTTGCCGCGCCGCCGCGCCCATCGTACCGCGCGAGGCAGGCACCAAGCCGCTGGCCTCCCCCGCCGTGCGCAAGCGCGCGCTGGATGCCGGCATCGAGCTGCGCTACGTGCACGGCAGCGGCCCGGCCGGGCGCATCCTGCATGAAGACCTCGACGCCTTCATCAGCAAACCGCACAGCAGCGCCGGGCAGGCCCCGGGCGGCTATGCCAAGCGCAGCGACAGCGAGCAGGTGCCGGTGATCGGCCTGCGCCGCAAGATTGCCCAGCGCATGCAGGACGCCAAGCGCCGCGTGGCGCACTTCAGCTACGTCGAGGAAATCGACGTGACCGCGCTGGAAGCCCTGCGCCAGCAGCTTAACGCCAAGCATGGCGAAAGCCGCGGCAAGCTGACGCTGCTGCCGTTTCTGGTGCGCGCCATGGTGGTCGCCCTGCGCGACTTCCCGCAGATCAACGCCACCTATGACGACGAAGCCCAGGTCATCACCCGCCATGGTGCGGTGCATGTGGGCATCGCTACCCAGGGCGACAACGGCCTGATGGTGCCGGTGCTGCGCCATGCCGAGGCCGGCAGCCTGTGGGGCAACGCCAGCGAGATCGCCCGGGTGGCCAATGCTGCGCGCAACAACAAGGCCAGCCGCGAAGAACTGACCGGCTCGACCATCACCCTGACCAGCCTCGGCGCACTGGGCGGTATCGTCAGCACACCGGTAGTCAACACCCCGGAAGTGGCCATCGTCGGCGTCAACCGCATGGTCGAGCGCCCGGTGGTGGTCGATGGCCAGATCGTCGTGCGCAAGATGATGAACCTGTCCAGCTCGTTCGATCACCGGGTGGTCGACGGCATGGATGCCGCGCTGTTCATCCAGGCCGTGCGCGGCCTGCTGGAACAACCTGCCTGCCTGTTCGTGGAGTGA
- a CDS encoding sensor domain-containing diguanylate cyclase, with amino-acid sequence MSQASKPVPTGFTEQQLHTLFDLVSDGIWDWNANTGYVYRNPGWYRMLGYASHSKDNSVLTWESVIHPEDYPRVMAHFEAYIEQRNERYRIEYRCLCQDGSYLWVEDSGHVIARNEDGSVARMLGAHRNIDAGKRLVAELELRNQSLESLVAERTRELSWVNQQLQRQLDENRLLAERDALTRTANRYHLEKTLQQECERARRFREPLALIAMDLDDFKPINDLHGHARGDAVLIEVTERVRQCLRPQDLLARWGGDEFAVVLPGTLLDEACDMAQRIRQGLAGLEPVGDCRLTMSYGVVQWCDGENQQGLLARADQALYRAKAAGKNIVAE; translated from the coding sequence ATGAGTCAGGCATCCAAGCCGGTACCGACCGGTTTCACCGAGCAGCAACTGCACACTTTGTTCGATCTGGTCAGCGACGGTATCTGGGACTGGAACGCCAATACCGGCTATGTCTACCGCAACCCCGGTTGGTACCGGATGCTGGGCTACGCCAGCCACTCCAAGGACAATTCGGTGCTCACTTGGGAGAGCGTGATCCACCCCGAGGACTACCCACGGGTGATGGCGCATTTCGAGGCCTACATCGAGCAGCGCAACGAGCGCTACCGCATCGAATACCGCTGCCTGTGCCAGGACGGCAGCTATCTGTGGGTCGAGGATAGCGGCCACGTCATTGCGCGCAACGAGGATGGCTCGGTGGCGCGCATGCTGGGTGCCCACCGCAACATCGACGCCGGCAAGCGCCTGGTGGCCGAGCTTGAGCTACGCAACCAGTCGCTGGAAAGCCTGGTAGCCGAACGTACCCGCGAGCTTTCGTGGGTCAACCAGCAGTTGCAGCGCCAGCTGGACGAGAACCGCCTACTGGCCGAGCGCGACGCGCTGACCCGCACCGCCAACCGCTACCACCTGGAAAAGACCCTGCAGCAGGAGTGCGAGCGGGCCAGGCGTTTTCGTGAGCCATTGGCACTGATTGCCATGGACCTGGACGACTTCAAGCCGATCAACGACCTGCACGGCCATGCGCGTGGCGATGCGGTGCTGATCGAGGTGACCGAGCGCGTTCGCCAGTGCCTGCGCCCGCAGGATTTGCTGGCACGCTGGGGCGGCGATGAGTTTGCCGTGGTGCTGCCGGGCACCTTGCTCGACGAGGCCTGCGACATGGCCCAGCGCATCCGCCAGGGCCTGGCCGGCCTTGAGCCGGTGGGCGATTGCCGGCTGACCATGAGCTACGGGGTGGTGCAATGGTGCGATGGCGAGAACCAGCAAGGCCTCTTGGCCCGCGCCGACCAGGCGCTGTACCGGGCCAAGGCGGCGGGTAAGAACATCGTCGCCGAGTAA
- a CDS encoding alpha-ketoacid dehydrogenase subunit beta, whose translation MNDHNNSINPETAMATSTLTMIQALRSAMDVMLERDDNVVVYGQDVGYFGGVFRCTEGLQAKYGKSRVFDAPISESGIVGTAVGMGAYGLRPVVEIQFADYFYPASDQIVSEMARLRYRSAGEFISPLTLRMPCGGGIYGGQTHSQSPEAMFTQVCGLRTVMPSNPYDAKGLLIASIECDDPVIFLEPKRLYNGPFDGHHDRPVTPWSKHPQSAVPDGYYTVPLDKAAITRPGNDVTVLTYGTTVYVAQVAAEESGVDAEVIDLRSLWPLDLETIVESVKRTGRCVVVHEATRTCGFGAELVALVQEHCFHHLEAPIERVTGWDTPYPHAQEWAYFPGPSRVGAALKRVMEV comes from the coding sequence ATGAACGATCACAACAACAGCATCAACCCGGAAACCGCCATGGCCACCAGTACCCTGACCATGATCCAGGCCCTGCGCTCGGCCATGGACGTGATGCTCGAGCGCGACGACAACGTGGTGGTCTATGGCCAGGACGTGGGCTACTTCGGCGGTGTGTTTCGCTGCACCGAGGGCCTGCAGGCCAAGTACGGCAAGTCACGGGTATTCGACGCACCGATTTCCGAAAGCGGCATCGTCGGCACCGCCGTGGGCATGGGCGCCTACGGCCTGCGCCCGGTAGTAGAGATTCAGTTCGCCGACTACTTCTACCCCGCCTCCGACCAGATCGTTTCGGAGATGGCCCGCCTGCGCTACCGCTCGGCCGGCGAGTTCATCTCGCCGCTGACCCTGCGCATGCCCTGCGGCGGCGGCATCTACGGTGGCCAGACCCACAGCCAGAGCCCGGAAGCGATGTTCACCCAGGTATGCGGCCTGCGCACGGTCATGCCGTCCAACCCGTACGACGCCAAGGGCCTGCTGATTGCCTCGATCGAATGCGACGACCCGGTGATCTTCCTCGAGCCCAAGCGCCTGTACAACGGCCCGTTCGACGGCCACCACGACCGCCCTGTCACGCCGTGGTCCAAGCACCCGCAAAGCGCCGTGCCGGACGGCTACTACACAGTACCGCTGGACAAGGCAGCGATCACCCGCCCGGGCAACGATGTCACCGTGCTGACCTATGGCACCACGGTCTACGTAGCCCAGGTGGCCGCCGAAGAGAGCGGCGTCGACGCCGAGGTCATCGACCTGCGCAGCCTGTGGCCGCTGGACCTGGAGACCATCGTCGAGTCGGTGAAGAGGACCGGCCGCTGCGTGGTCGTGCATGAAGCCACCCGCACCTGCGGCTTTGGTGCCGAACTGGTGGCGCTGGTGCAGGAGCACTGCTTCCACCACCTGGAGGCGCCGATCGAGCGTGTCACCGGCTGGGACACCCCCTACCCCCACGCACAGGAATGGGCCTACTTCCCCGGCCCTTCGCGGGTAGGTGCGGCATTGAAACGGGTCATGGAGGTCTGA
- a CDS encoding 3-methyl-2-oxobutanoate dehydrogenase (2-methylpropanoyl-transferring) subunit alpha, whose product MNEYAPLRLHVPEPTGRPGCQTDFSYLRLNDAGSVRKPPIDVEPADTADLSGSLVRVLDAHGDALGPWAEGIDPQVLRQGMRAMLKTRIFDSRMVVAQRQKKMSFYMQSLGEEAIGSAQALALNRSDMCFPTYRQQSILMARDVSLVEMICQLLSNERDPLKGRQLPIMYSVREAGFFTISGNLATQFVQAVGWAMASAIKGDTKIASAWIGDGATAESDFHTALTFAHVYRAPVILNVVNNQWAISTFQAIAGGEQTTFAGRGVGCGIASLRVDGNDFVAVYAASRWAAERARRGLGPTLIEWVTYRAGPHSTSDDPSKYRPADDWSHFPLGDPIARLKQHLIKIGHWSEDEHQATTAEFEAAVIAAQKEAEQYGTLANGHIPSAASMFEDVYKEMPDHLRRQRQQLGV is encoded by the coding sequence ATGAACGAGTACGCCCCCCTGCGTTTGCATGTGCCCGAGCCTACCGGCCGGCCAGGCTGCCAGACCGATTTCTCCTACCTGCGCCTGAACGACGCAGGTTCTGTCCGCAAACCCCCGATCGACGTCGAACCCGCCGACACCGCCGACCTGTCCGGCAGCCTCGTGCGGGTGCTCGATGCACACGGCGACGCCCTTGGCCCATGGGCTGAGGGCATCGACCCGCAGGTGCTGCGCCAGGGCATGCGCGCCATGCTCAAGACGCGCATCTTCGACAGCCGCATGGTGGTTGCCCAGCGCCAGAAGAAAATGTCCTTCTACATGCAGAGCCTGGGCGAGGAAGCCATCGGCAGCGCCCAGGCACTGGCGCTCAACCGCAGCGACATGTGCTTCCCCACCTACCGCCAGCAAAGCATCCTGATGGCCCGCGACGTGTCGCTGGTGGAGATGATCTGCCAGCTGCTGTCCAACGAGCGCGACCCGCTCAAGGGCCGCCAGCTACCCATCATGTACTCGGTGCGCGAGGCCGGCTTCTTCACCATCAGCGGCAACCTGGCCACCCAGTTCGTGCAGGCGGTGGGTTGGGCCATGGCCTCGGCGATCAAGGGCGACACCAAGATCGCTTCGGCCTGGATCGGCGACGGCGCCACTGCCGAGTCGGACTTCCACACCGCGCTGACCTTCGCCCACGTGTACCGCGCCCCGGTAATCCTCAACGTGGTCAACAACCAGTGGGCGATTTCCACCTTCCAGGCCATTGCCGGTGGTGAGCAGACCACCTTCGCCGGCCGTGGCGTAGGCTGCGGCATCGCCTCGCTGCGGGTCGACGGCAACGACTTCGTGGCGGTGTACGCCGCCTCGCGCTGGGCTGCCGAGCGCGCCCGCCGTGGCCTGGGCCCGACCCTGATCGAGTGGGTCACCTACCGCGCCGGCCCCCACTCCACCTCGGACGACCCGTCCAAGTACCGCCCCGCCGATGACTGGAGCCACTTCCCGCTGGGCGACCCGATCGCCCGCCTGAAGCAGCACCTGATCAAGATCGGCCACTGGTCCGAGGACGAACACCAGGCCACCACCGCCGAGTTCGAAGCCGCAGTCATCGCCGCGCAAAAAGAAGCGGAGCAGTACGGCACCCTGGCCAACGGCCACATCCCCAGCGCCGCCTCGATGTTCGAGGACGTGTACAAGGAAATGCCCGATCACCTGCGCCGTCAGCGCCAGCAACTGGGGGTCTGA